One region of Akkermansiaceae bacterium genomic DNA includes:
- a CDS encoding FtsW/RodA/SpoVE family cell cycle protein produces MNWVLVLVMYGLLIFGVFMIESAARHLSVSHDILTKYGSPGAYYATMQKWWILAGSVVYFGAALIDYKWIRWLGIPFYVVSITLMLMAMQQDDNVHRLVIGGFSFQPAQLGISSGIVLIAWLVQDLPKVHRWFAAPFVRIGLIGVLAAIPFFIVMKMGDMGSALVWIPVSIVALLIGGAPFRYMSFMALIGVGLLPLLYFVALPLVSERGPERIDVWLRMLNEEEVDLLGPAYAPHNVSMAVGKAGWKGVGWNSTAPTSLHEKGFIPRDTAHNDYIFAVIAEELGFRGSLLLITAFALLLIQGLFIAFYSRDVAGRLLASLVVALFFAHVFESIGMCVLLMPITGIPLPLVSYSGTFAVICMFLLGLVQSVWIHRHERGSSAAG; encoded by the coding sequence ATGAACTGGGTGCTCGTGCTGGTGATGTACGGGCTCCTCATCTTCGGCGTGTTCATGATCGAAAGCGCGGCCCGCCACCTCTCGGTCAGCCACGACATCCTGACGAAATACGGATCTCCGGGAGCCTACTACGCCACCATGCAGAAATGGTGGATCCTCGCCGGCAGTGTCGTCTACTTCGGCGCGGCCCTCATCGACTACAAATGGATCCGCTGGCTGGGGATTCCGTTCTACGTTGTCAGCATCACCCTGATGCTCATGGCCATGCAGCAGGATGACAACGTCCACCGGCTGGTCATCGGCGGATTCAGCTTCCAGCCCGCCCAGTTGGGGATTTCCTCCGGGATCGTGCTCATCGCCTGGCTGGTCCAGGACCTGCCGAAGGTCCATCGGTGGTTCGCGGCTCCGTTCGTCCGCATCGGCCTCATCGGGGTGCTGGCGGCCATTCCTTTCTTCATCGTGATGAAAATGGGCGACATGGGGTCGGCCCTGGTCTGGATTCCGGTCTCGATCGTCGCACTCCTCATCGGGGGTGCGCCTTTCCGGTACATGTCGTTCATGGCGCTGATCGGCGTTGGTTTGCTGCCGTTGCTCTACTTTGTCGCGCTGCCCTTGGTTTCCGAACGGGGGCCGGAACGGATCGACGTCTGGCTGCGGATGTTGAACGAAGAGGAGGTGGACCTGCTCGGCCCGGCTTACGCCCCGCACAATGTTTCCATGGCCGTTGGCAAGGCGGGCTGGAAAGGCGTCGGCTGGAACTCCACGGCTCCGACCTCCCTCCATGAGAAAGGCTTCATTCCGCGGGACACCGCGCACAACGACTACATCTTCGCGGTGATCGCGGAGGAACTCGGGTTCCGTGGCAGTCTCCTGCTCATCACCGCGTTCGCGTTGCTGCTCATCCAAGGGCTTTTCATCGCCTTCTACAGCCGGGATGTGGCCGGGCGGCTGCTGGCCTCGCTGGTGGTCGCGCTCTTTTTCGCCCACGTGTTCGAGAGCATCGGTATGTGCGTCCTCCTTATGCCCATCACGGGTATTCCTCTCCCGCTGGTCAGCTATTCCGGGACATTCGCGGTCATCTGCATGTTCCTGCTCGGTTTGGTCCAGAGTGTCTGGATCCACCGTCATGAACGCGGTTCCTCCGCCGCCGGATGA
- the cecR gene encoding transcriptional regulator CecR, with protein MNAELFAAAPTKGEQAKHRLLLAALEKIGEKGYDGASVREIAEAAGQNVAAIAYYFGNKESLYGEVIEGIIAYLNRTFGGLTQEAKRLFEGGGMTAAQGAELLKRMLRAFLTEHLERNEIGKLRNVMIREQASPTAAFGRLYSGGMEPLHEFFSRTLSAASGEDPESHQAIIRAHALFGQVLGFTVARSTILRRLGVPKLEKEHSDLIARVIDEHVDFICGGLCGKGGASCGGAGPSQ; from the coding sequence ATGAATGCTGAACTGTTCGCCGCGGCTCCGACGAAGGGGGAGCAAGCCAAGCACCGGCTGTTGCTTGCGGCTCTGGAGAAGATTGGAGAGAAGGGGTATGATGGAGCCTCCGTGCGGGAAATCGCGGAAGCCGCAGGACAGAATGTGGCTGCCATCGCCTATTATTTCGGCAATAAGGAGAGCCTCTACGGCGAGGTCATCGAGGGGATCATCGCTTATCTGAACCGCACGTTCGGAGGATTGACGCAGGAAGCGAAGCGGCTGTTCGAAGGCGGTGGAATGACCGCGGCACAAGGGGCGGAGCTTCTGAAAAGGATGCTGAGGGCCTTTCTGACCGAGCATCTGGAAAGGAATGAAATCGGGAAGCTGCGGAACGTGATGATCCGGGAGCAGGCGTCCCCCACCGCCGCGTTCGGGCGGTTGTATTCCGGAGGCATGGAGCCGTTGCATGAGTTCTTCTCACGCACCCTGTCCGCCGCCTCCGGAGAAGATCCGGAGTCCCATCAGGCGATCATCCGTGCGCATGCCCTGTTCGGCCAGGTGCTGGGATTCACCGTTGCCCGCAGCACCATCCTGCGCCGTCTGGGGGTTCCCAAGTTGGAGAAGGAACATTCGGATCTGATCGCGCGGGTGATCGACGAGCACGTCGATTTCATCTGCGGCGGGCTGTGCGGGAAAGGCGGTGCATCCTGTGGCGGGGCGGGTCCGTCTCAATAG
- a CDS encoding GNAT family N-acetyltransferase, with amino-acid sequence MARFRLEKPAATDKTALFSIHELLFKEQITQVWGWDDAWQRANFDEEWERVETLAIHDATGLAGYLQTERHPDHIYVLNLALLPGSQGCGIGGEVMGILKDEARKLGTSLRLSVFLTNERALAFYLRHGFRVEESTATSRKLVWPA; translated from the coding sequence ATGGCCCGGTTCCGCCTGGAAAAGCCCGCGGCCACCGACAAGACCGCGCTGTTCTCAATCCACGAGCTTCTGTTCAAGGAACAGATCACTCAGGTCTGGGGCTGGGATGATGCGTGGCAACGCGCCAACTTCGATGAGGAATGGGAGCGTGTCGAAACGCTCGCGATCCATGACGCAACCGGCCTCGCAGGCTACCTGCAGACGGAACGGCATCCGGACCATATCTACGTCCTGAACCTGGCATTGCTACCGGGGTCCCAGGGATGCGGGATCGGCGGTGAGGTAATGGGGATTCTCAAGGACGAAGCGCGGAAACTCGGAACCAGCCTCCGCCTGAGCGTGTTTCTCACCAATGAACGCGCCCTCGCTTTCTATCTCCGCCACGGATTCCGGGTGGAGGAATCCACCGCCACCAGCCGGAAACTGGTATGGCCGGCATGA
- the rbfA gene encoding 30S ribosome-binding factor RbfA yields the protein MSRRLDRVNELLRREIGSILQKDYEWNGKLVTVAEVEVTQDLKEAKVWISVLGGSSQPVMEKLNKQHGDIQKKVMKRVVLKTTPVLSFRHDASAIRGVEIVNLLEEVDKLPKAPEEDPP from the coding sequence ATGTCCCGCCGCCTTGACCGAGTCAACGAACTGCTCCGCCGTGAGATCGGCTCCATCCTGCAGAAGGATTACGAGTGGAACGGCAAGCTCGTGACCGTCGCCGAGGTGGAGGTCACGCAGGATCTGAAGGAAGCGAAGGTCTGGATCAGCGTTCTGGGCGGTTCCTCACAGCCCGTGATGGAGAAGCTCAACAAGCAGCACGGCGACATCCAGAAGAAGGTCATGAAACGGGTGGTGCTCAAGACCACGCCCGTGCTGTCCTTCCGCCATGATGCATCCGCCATCCGCGGTGTTGAGATCGTCAACCTCCTCGAGGAGGTGGACAAGCTGCCGAAGGCCCCGGAAGAGGATCCTCCCTGA
- the infB gene encoding translation initiation factor IF-2 codes for MPQNSDSTPEKPKVLDLLDGTKKPSRRERQRKEAEPPPPQVSKVEAAKKNALDLFADDKKPKVKKAAKAGKSVLPTISKLLEEEAPAPAPEPVAAAPEPVAAPAVEAAVATEPASDDPKLIIIKPPIMVPELAARLGLKPFQIMADLIKLGVFIAPTQPLEPEIAAKVCEAHGFHFEREKRDKDKGFHKVEEVIKEPEAPVSQPEELLKTRPPIITIMGHVDHGKTSLLDYLRKTRIVAGEAGGITQHIGAYQVEHNGQLLTFLDTPGHAIFSDMRARGADITDIVIIVVAANDGIMPQTVEAIKHAKKANKTIIVAINKIDLPSANVERVKTQLAENGLQTTDYGGDTEFAEVSALTGKGMDDLLDLMILQSEVLELKANPKSIARAGVIEARVVPGRGTTATVIVESGTLKVGTPFICGPYSGKVRSLINDRGQAIKAAPPGTPVEVIGFEELPNVGDHISEMKNEREAKSLATERQEVQRLARLKPQHRNRMEDLYSMVRDGGGKAQLKIILKCDVQGSVEAIRKAILTIESKKVECTFITAAAGPITESDVAYAESAEAVILGFNVKVEAKAVKAAKAAGVEIKLYSIVYELIDQVREAMLGLLEPLSRETVIGHAEVRQVFKVGRNRAAGSYVTDGRIHRKAHARVIRGGVPVFDGRMSTLRRFQDEVEEVKNGYECGIRLGEFNEYQEGDVIECYKLEKIPQTL; via the coding sequence ATGCCCCAAAATAGCGACAGCACCCCTGAGAAACCAAAGGTCCTCGATCTCCTCGACGGCACCAAGAAACCTTCGCGCCGCGAAAGGCAGCGCAAGGAGGCGGAACCGCCGCCACCTCAGGTGAGCAAGGTGGAGGCCGCGAAGAAGAACGCGCTCGATCTTTTCGCGGACGACAAGAAGCCCAAGGTCAAGAAGGCCGCAAAGGCCGGAAAGTCGGTCCTGCCAACCATCTCCAAGTTGCTGGAAGAGGAAGCGCCCGCTCCAGCGCCTGAACCCGTCGCAGCGGCTCCTGAACCGGTCGCCGCTCCTGCCGTGGAAGCAGCGGTTGCCACGGAACCGGCATCGGACGATCCCAAGCTCATCATCATCAAGCCACCGATCATGGTTCCGGAACTGGCCGCCCGCCTGGGGCTGAAGCCGTTCCAGATCATGGCGGACCTGATCAAGCTCGGCGTCTTCATCGCGCCGACCCAGCCACTGGAACCCGAAATCGCCGCGAAGGTCTGCGAAGCCCACGGCTTCCACTTCGAGCGTGAGAAGCGGGACAAGGACAAGGGCTTCCACAAGGTGGAGGAAGTCATCAAGGAGCCGGAAGCACCGGTTTCCCAGCCGGAGGAGCTGCTCAAGACCCGCCCGCCGATCATCACGATCATGGGCCACGTTGACCACGGGAAGACCTCCCTGCTCGATTACCTGCGGAAGACCCGCATCGTCGCGGGGGAAGCCGGCGGCATCACCCAGCACATCGGTGCCTATCAGGTGGAGCACAACGGCCAGTTGCTGACCTTCCTGGACACGCCGGGCCACGCCATTTTCTCCGACATGCGCGCCCGCGGCGCGGACATCACGGACATCGTGATCATCGTGGTGGCCGCCAATGATGGCATCATGCCGCAGACGGTGGAGGCCATCAAACACGCGAAGAAGGCGAACAAGACCATCATCGTCGCGATCAACAAGATCGACCTTCCTTCCGCCAACGTGGAGCGCGTGAAAACGCAGCTCGCTGAGAACGGCCTGCAGACCACGGACTACGGTGGCGACACCGAATTCGCCGAGGTTTCCGCCCTCACCGGCAAAGGCATGGACGACCTGCTGGACCTCATGATCCTCCAGTCCGAAGTTCTGGAGCTCAAGGCGAACCCGAAATCGATCGCCCGCGCTGGCGTCATCGAGGCCCGAGTCGTGCCCGGCCGTGGCACCACCGCCACCGTCATCGTGGAGTCCGGCACGCTCAAGGTCGGCACCCCTTTCATCTGCGGTCCATACTCCGGCAAGGTGCGCTCGCTGATCAATGACCGCGGTCAGGCGATCAAGGCCGCGCCTCCGGGCACGCCGGTCGAGGTCATCGGCTTCGAGGAACTGCCGAACGTCGGCGACCACATTTCCGAGATGAAGAACGAGCGGGAGGCGAAATCCCTCGCCACCGAGCGTCAGGAAGTGCAGCGGCTCGCCCGCCTGAAGCCCCAACACCGCAACCGCATGGAGGATCTCTACTCCATGGTCCGGGATGGCGGCGGCAAGGCCCAGCTCAAGATCATCCTCAAGTGCGACGTCCAAGGCTCCGTCGAAGCCATCCGGAAAGCCATCCTCACCATCGAATCGAAGAAGGTGGAGTGTACTTTCATCACCGCCGCCGCAGGCCCCATCACCGAGTCCGACGTTGCCTATGCGGAGTCCGCGGAAGCGGTCATCCTGGGCTTCAACGTGAAGGTGGAGGCCAAGGCCGTGAAAGCGGCGAAGGCCGCCGGTGTTGAGATCAAGCTCTACTCGATCGTCTACGAACTCATCGACCAGGTCCGCGAGGCCATGCTCGGTCTGCTGGAGCCGCTCAGCCGCGAAACCGTCATCGGCCACGCCGAAGTCCGCCAGGTCTTCAAGGTCGGCCGCAACCGCGCCGCCGGTTCCTACGTCACCGACGGACGGATCCACCGCAAGGCGCACGCCCGGGTCATCCGTGGCGGGGTCCCCGTCTTCGACGGCCGCATGTCCACCCTCCGCCGGTTCCAGGACGAGGTCGAGGAGGTTAAGAACGGCTACGAGTGCGGTATCCGCCTCGGCGAGTTCAACGAGTACCAGGAAGGCGACGTCATCGAGTGCTACAAGCTCGAGAAGATCCCGCAAACGCTGTAA
- the nusA gene encoding transcription termination/antitermination protein NusA, translating into MTNDIVALIEYYEKEKGIDRAKVVAALEFAFISAYRKMVPGAEAIETLRADVDTKKGETKIFASLNVVADGEAADKFNDVPLAVAQKRNAGAQPGDVMEFNVTPKDFGRIAVQTAKQTMMQRLRQAEKEMIYEEFKDRAGDIVSGTVRRFERNDVMVDLGKFEGIMPNRERVQGEDYNIGDRIRAYVLAVENEGRGPEIILSRSHPNFVRRLFEAEVNEISDRTVEIRGIAREAGFRTKVAVWSNDPKVDPVGACVGMRGARVKNIVRELNNEKVDIIRWSEDPKEFVREALKPAELRSITVDADAKIVHVTVDEADLSKAIGRKGQNARLSSRLMGWDVQVRRDESKEEQFKEKIGGAAHTLGEQLGITDELAEKLTFAGGFNPELIVDMPADYIAGALQISDDEAEAILVRARALVG; encoded by the coding sequence ATGACCAACGACATCGTCGCCCTCATCGAATATTACGAAAAGGAAAAAGGCATCGACCGCGCCAAGGTTGTCGCCGCGCTCGAGTTCGCTTTCATTTCCGCCTACCGGAAGATGGTCCCCGGAGCGGAAGCCATTGAGACGCTGCGGGCGGATGTGGACACGAAGAAGGGCGAGACGAAGATTTTCGCATCCCTCAATGTCGTAGCCGACGGGGAAGCCGCCGACAAGTTCAACGACGTCCCTCTGGCCGTCGCCCAGAAGCGCAACGCGGGCGCACAGCCAGGTGACGTGATGGAGTTCAACGTCACGCCGAAGGACTTCGGCCGCATCGCCGTGCAGACCGCGAAGCAGACGATGATGCAGCGCCTCCGCCAGGCGGAGAAAGAGATGATCTACGAGGAGTTCAAGGACCGCGCGGGCGACATCGTCTCCGGCACCGTCCGCCGCTTCGAGCGCAACGACGTGATGGTGGACCTGGGCAAGTTCGAGGGCATCATGCCGAACCGCGAGCGGGTGCAGGGCGAGGACTACAACATCGGCGACCGCATCCGTGCCTACGTGCTGGCCGTTGAGAATGAGGGCCGCGGCCCGGAGATCATCCTTTCCCGCAGCCACCCGAACTTCGTCCGCCGCCTGTTCGAGGCGGAGGTGAATGAAATTTCCGACCGCACCGTGGAGATCCGCGGCATCGCCCGCGAGGCAGGTTTCCGCACGAAGGTGGCGGTCTGGAGCAACGACCCGAAGGTGGATCCCGTCGGTGCCTGCGTCGGCATGCGCGGCGCGCGCGTGAAGAACATCGTCCGTGAGCTGAACAACGAGAAGGTGGACATCATCCGCTGGTCGGAGGATCCGAAGGAATTCGTGCGCGAGGCGCTGAAGCCCGCCGAACTCCGGTCCATCACCGTGGACGCGGACGCGAAGATCGTCCACGTGACCGTCGATGAGGCGGACCTCAGCAAGGCCATCGGCCGCAAGGGGCAGAACGCCCGCCTTTCCTCCCGCCTGATGGGCTGGGACGTCCAGGTCCGCCGCGACGAGTCGAAGGAAGAGCAGTTCAAAGAAAAAATCGGTGGCGCTGCCCACACTCTGGGTGAACAGCTCGGCATCACCGATGAACTGGCCGAGAAGCTCACCTTCGCCGGTGGCTTCAATCCTGAACTGATCGTGGACATGCCCGCCGACTACATCGCGGGTGCGCTCCAGATTTCCGATGATGAGGCGGAAGCAATCCTCGTCCGTGCCCGCGCCCTCGTTGGCTGA
- a CDS encoding HAD-IIIA family hydrolase, with amino-acid sequence MPRTELLLFDAAGTLIEPAEPVAAVYRRHFSRFGWEVEEETLKAGFRKAFSGIGEPRFGRGPGDDAERDWWREVVAVTAETAGIDRRAPGFGECFAALFDHYAAGSAWAVFPEVVEVLADFRKQGFKMAVVSNFDRRLHRVLDELGLAGSFDLVLTSADVSARKPSPVLLQTAMNHFSVPSSHTILVGDSPDADGGAAAAAGVRAFILDRPTTDLRGFAGMVGELF; translated from the coding sequence ATGCCACGGACGGAACTCCTCCTTTTTGATGCCGCCGGAACGCTCATCGAGCCTGCCGAGCCGGTCGCCGCCGTGTATCGCCGCCATTTCTCCCGGTTCGGCTGGGAGGTGGAGGAGGAGACCCTGAAAGCTGGGTTCCGGAAAGCCTTCTCCGGCATCGGGGAACCACGCTTCGGCCGCGGCCCGGGCGATGACGCGGAGCGCGACTGGTGGCGGGAAGTCGTGGCCGTCACCGCGGAGACCGCCGGGATCGACCGCCGCGCGCCGGGCTTCGGCGAATGCTTCGCCGCCCTTTTTGACCACTACGCCGCGGGCAGCGCATGGGCCGTGTTTCCGGAGGTGGTGGAGGTGCTCGCGGATTTCAGGAAGCAGGGCTTCAAAATGGCGGTCGTCTCCAACTTCGACCGGCGGCTCCACCGGGTGCTGGACGAGCTTGGCCTGGCCGGCTCCTTCGATCTCGTCCTCACCTCCGCCGATGTCTCCGCCCGCAAGCCATCGCCCGTCCTCCTGCAAACGGCCATGAACCACTTCTCCGTTCCCTCGTCGCACACCATCCTGGTCGGTGACAGTCCTGATGCGGACGGAGGTGCCGCCGCAGCAGCCGGAGTGCGGGCCTTCATCCTCGACCGACCCACCACCGACCTCCGCGGCTTCGCCGGAATGGTCGGCGAACTTTTTTGA
- a CDS encoding YihY/virulence factor BrkB family protein, whose product MQFHWTTLKQTVTEFFEDDALRLSAALAYYSVFSLAPLLVICVAVAGFFFGEEAVRGQLDDQLRSSLGASGAYAVQDMVANARKPETNVWVSLGGIVMLVVGAGGLFGQLQDALNTVWGVKRKAGRGIAGLAKDRFLSFTMVLGTGFLLLTSMILSAILQSMSEWAGNIASLPPQLWAAASSVVSLGVIVILFAAIFKVLPDARVRWRHVWVGAIFTAVLFAAGKAGIGWYLGREATASTYGAAGSLALVLLWVYYSSIILLFGAEFTQVWANSQGEEIEPDEDAEFTAREVLPANRGESTF is encoded by the coding sequence CTCAGCGCGGCTCTGGCCTATTACTCGGTGTTTTCCCTGGCACCTCTGTTGGTTATCTGTGTTGCCGTCGCGGGCTTTTTCTTCGGAGAGGAAGCAGTCCGGGGGCAACTCGACGACCAACTGCGAAGCAGCCTGGGAGCCAGTGGTGCTTATGCGGTCCAGGACATGGTGGCCAACGCCCGGAAACCCGAGACCAATGTCTGGGTTTCACTGGGCGGGATCGTGATGCTGGTTGTTGGAGCGGGTGGACTGTTCGGTCAGCTCCAGGACGCCCTCAACACGGTTTGGGGCGTGAAGCGGAAAGCGGGCCGCGGAATCGCCGGGCTTGCAAAGGACCGGTTCCTTTCTTTCACCATGGTTCTCGGAACCGGGTTCCTGCTGCTCACTTCCATGATCCTCAGCGCGATTCTTCAATCCATGAGCGAATGGGCGGGTAACATCGCCAGCCTGCCTCCCCAGCTCTGGGCGGCTGCAAGCTCGGTTGTTTCCTTAGGAGTGATCGTGATTCTGTTCGCCGCCATTTTCAAAGTTCTTCCCGACGCCCGCGTCCGCTGGCGACACGTGTGGGTCGGGGCGATCTTCACCGCAGTGCTGTTCGCCGCAGGCAAGGCGGGCATTGGATGGTATCTGGGACGTGAGGCCACCGCGTCCACCTACGGCGCCGCCGGCTCCCTGGCGCTTGTCCTCCTATGGGTCTATTACTCATCGATCATTTTGTTGTTCGGGGCCGAATTCACCCAGGTCTGGGCAAACAGCCAAGGTGAAGAGATAGAACCCGATGAGGACGCGGAATTCACCGCTCGAGAAGTCCTCCCAGCTAACCGCGGGGAGTCCACTTTTTGA